The Henckelia pumila isolate YLH828 chromosome 2, ASM3356847v2, whole genome shotgun sequence genome includes a window with the following:
- the LOC140884214 gene encoding uncharacterized protein translates to MNYLRPDITRGDFTEAEIDLMTRLHRLLGNRWSLIAGRIPGRTANDIKNFWNTRMDKKSGGDQKGQPIQKTITKTNIIRPRPHIFTNSMIQEGQVIGLVADHENESNNPNNDDDDDKLQRSSSIIGSLPSSSQEADKCIHWWSNLLDATDNKLETSIMFLDDEGKEAGFGTGQTNPTGLVNELKTHDFDFEV, encoded by the exons ATGAACTATCTTAGGCCAGATATTACAAGAGGCGACTTCACAGAAGCCGAGATTGATCTTATGACAAGGCTTCATAGGCTATTAGGAAACAG ATGGTCTTTGATTGCTGGAAGAATCCCCGGAAGAACAGCAAACGACATAAAGAACTTTTGGAACACACGGATGGATAAGAAATCAGGAGGAGATCAAAAGGGACAACCAATCCAAAAAACAATCACAAAGACGAACATTATCCGGCCCCGACCTCATATCTTTACTAACTCAATGATCCAGGAAGGGCAGGTGATTGGCTTGGTAGCAGATCACGAGAACGAATCGAATAATCCcaataatgatgatgatgatgataagtTACAAAGATCTTCTTCGATTATTGGATCGCTGCCATCGTCTTCACAAGAAGCCGATAAATGTATCCATTGGTGGAGCAATTTGCTTGATGCAACGGATAATAAATTAGAGACAAGCATCATGTTCCTTGATGATGAAGGGAAAGAAGCGGGATTTGGGACGGGACAGACCAATCCTACGGGATTAGTGAATGAGTTGAAGACTCATGATTTCGACTTTGAAGTTTGA